A single window of Solea solea chromosome 9, fSolSol10.1, whole genome shotgun sequence DNA harbors:
- the trmt1l gene encoding TRMT1-like protein isoform X1, whose protein sequence is MAELKEVDTAQLHQEDVDKKRCDGGDVPSAGDQAADKAAENEAAADNDTKPSTTTAERHVSIQTKLEGLEVLVDLNGAGRKSCPLCPEEKFKACYSHKLRRHLQNLHWKVYVEFEGQRMCICHLPCRNLKPGLSGDQTSGRHVAHYHCVVCSVTIARKTDMVSHLKRHVNKGETEASYSSSSEIPFEEPAPSGQACEIMKELDTNVQLLPNQTGFQKSDTYFNRKMKSNRQLVFCSLAVLAEERNPLECLDAFGGTGITGLQWAKHLRSAVKVTITDINETCVKMIRENCELNRIRVDGGSRGLRAADGGLSDVDGTPIATVEVAKMDANVIMHLRPFDYIHLDPFGATVNYLDAAFRNVRNLGIVSVTSTDTSSLYAKYPNVTLRHYGCSIVRTEYYRELAARMVVTAVARAAARTNKGIEVLLAVALEHFVLVVVRVLRGPTQADESTKKLQKLVHCQWCEERVFLKHSIMVDDTLPCNCHGSLPGKTAVELGPMWSGSLFNTGFLRRMLSAAVQHSMDDIQPLIKTLICESECTTLKALVHGPAALTNQVECGVVIKTLQSGEESGPDQSGKRKTGEDSGNVLKKLKSDLSLEHPPFYYSIHRHSIRGRNMPKLNKFLQYLTEAGFRVGRTHFDPTGVRTDAKLEQFKSVLTKYSVPPNTNAATAAQINVSTDKTA, encoded by the exons ATGGCGGAGCTCAAGGAGGTGGACACTGCCCAGCTACACCAGGAGGACGTAGATAAGAAAC GATGCGATGGTGGAGATGTGCCTTCAGCTGGTGACCAAGCTGCAGACAAAGCAGCCGAGAATGAAGCTGCTGCAGATAACGATACCAAACCCTCCACCACAACTGCCG AGAGACACGTCTCCATTCAAACCAAACTGGAAGGACTGGAGGTGCTGGTTGACCTCAATGGAG CAGGACGAAAGTCGTGTCCTCTGTGTCCAGAGGAGAAGTTTAAAGCCTGTTATAGCCACAAACTCCGCCGACACCTGCAGAACCTCCACTGGAAGGTCTATGTAGAGTTTGAAg GTCAGAGGATGTGTATCTGTCACCTGCCCTGCAGAAACCTGAAGCCTGGCCTCAGTGGAGATCAG ACCTCAGGAAGACACGTGGCCCACTACCACTGTGTGGTGTGCTCTGTCACCATCGCCCGTAAGACAGACATGGTCAGCCACCTCAAACGCCACGTCAACAAGGGAGAGACCGAGGCCAGTTACTCCAGCAGCTCTGAAATACCATTTGAAGAGCCGG CTCCTTCTGGTCAGGCGTGTGAAATCATGAAAGAGCTTGATACTAACGTCCAGCTCCTCCCAAACCAAACTGGCTTCCAGAAGAGTGACACCTACTTCAACCGCAAGATGAAGTCCAACAG gcAACTGGTGTTTTGTTCACTGGCGGTTCTGGCTGAAGAGAGGAACCCACTTGAGTGTCTGGATGCTTTTGGAGGCACAG GGATTACAGGGCTCCAGTGGGCCAAACACCTCCGCAGCGCCGTCAAAGTAACCATAACGGACATCAACGAGACGTGCGTGAAAATGATCAGAGAGAACTGCGAGCTCAATCGCATCCGAGTGGACGGAGGCTCGCGGGGCCTGCGGGCGGCCGACGGGGGCTTGAGTGACGTTGACGGGACGCCCATCGCTACGGTCGAGGTCGCCAAGATGGACGCTAATGTCATCATGCACCTACGACCTTTTGACTACAT TCACTTGGATCCGTTCGGGGCGACGGTGAACTACCTGGACGCCGCCTTCAGAAATGTCCGCAATCTGGGCATCGTGTCCGTGACGTCCACAGACACCAGCTCTCTGTACGCCAAGTATCCCAACGTCACCCTGCGCCACTACGGCTGCAGCATTGTGCGTACCGAGTATTACCGGGAGCTGGCTGCACGCATGGTGGTCACTGCTGTGGCCAG AGCAGCGGCTCGCACAAATAAAGGCATCGAGGTGCTGCTGGCTGTTGCACTGGAGCATTTTGTGCTGGTGGTGGTGAGAGTCCTCAGGGGTCCCACGCAGGCGGACGAGTCCACCAAGAAGTTACAAAAACTGGTCCACTGTCAGTGGTGCGAGGAGAGGGTCTTTCTGAAGCACAGCATCATGGTGGATG ACACACTCCCCTGTAACTGTCATGGAAGTCTGCCTGGGAAGACAGCAGTGGAGCTGGGACCAATGTG GTCTGGTTCTCTGTTTAACACCGGCTTCCTGAGGAGGATGCTGTCGGCAGCAGTGCAGCACAGCATGGATGACATCCAGCCTCTCATCAAAACTCTCATCTGTGAGTCCGAGTGCACCACGCTCAAGGCTTTAGTGCACGGGCCAGCTGCCCTCACCAACCAGG tgGAGTGTGGAGTTGTCATCAAGACCTTACAGAGTGGAGAGGAGTCGGGTCCCGATCAgtcag GGAAGAGGAAGACTGGAGAGGATTCTGGGAACGTGCTAAAGAAACTCAAGTCTGACTTGTCTCTGGAACACCCACCATTCTATTACAGCATCCATCGCCACAGCATCCGGGGCAGGAACATGCCAAA GCTGAATAAGTTCCTTCAGTACCTGACAGAGGCCGGCTTCAGGGTGGGTCGCACTCACTTCGACCCCACGGGGGTGCGAACGGATGCAAAGTTGGAGCAGTTTAAATCTGTCCTCACCAAGTACAGCGTGCCCCCGAACACCAACGCCGCCACCGCCGCTCAGATAAACGTGAGCACGGACAAAACGGCATGA
- the trmt1l gene encoding TRMT1-like protein isoform X2, with amino-acid sequence MAELKEVDTAQLHQEDVDKKRCDGGDVPSAGDQAADKAAENEAAADNDTKPSTTTAERHVSIQTKLEGLEVLVDLNGGRKSCPLCPEEKFKACYSHKLRRHLQNLHWKVYVEFEGQRMCICHLPCRNLKPGLSGDQTSGRHVAHYHCVVCSVTIARKTDMVSHLKRHVNKGETEASYSSSSEIPFEEPAPSGQACEIMKELDTNVQLLPNQTGFQKSDTYFNRKMKSNRQLVFCSLAVLAEERNPLECLDAFGGTGITGLQWAKHLRSAVKVTITDINETCVKMIRENCELNRIRVDGGSRGLRAADGGLSDVDGTPIATVEVAKMDANVIMHLRPFDYIHLDPFGATVNYLDAAFRNVRNLGIVSVTSTDTSSLYAKYPNVTLRHYGCSIVRTEYYRELAARMVVTAVARAAARTNKGIEVLLAVALEHFVLVVVRVLRGPTQADESTKKLQKLVHCQWCEERVFLKHSIMVDDTLPCNCHGSLPGKTAVELGPMWSGSLFNTGFLRRMLSAAVQHSMDDIQPLIKTLICESECTTLKALVHGPAALTNQVECGVVIKTLQSGEESGPDQSGKRKTGEDSGNVLKKLKSDLSLEHPPFYYSIHRHSIRGRNMPKLNKFLQYLTEAGFRVGRTHFDPTGVRTDAKLEQFKSVLTKYSVPPNTNAATAAQINVSTDKTA; translated from the exons ATGGCGGAGCTCAAGGAGGTGGACACTGCCCAGCTACACCAGGAGGACGTAGATAAGAAAC GATGCGATGGTGGAGATGTGCCTTCAGCTGGTGACCAAGCTGCAGACAAAGCAGCCGAGAATGAAGCTGCTGCAGATAACGATACCAAACCCTCCACCACAACTGCCG AGAGACACGTCTCCATTCAAACCAAACTGGAAGGACTGGAGGTGCTGGTTGACCTCAATGGAG GACGAAAGTCGTGTCCTCTGTGTCCAGAGGAGAAGTTTAAAGCCTGTTATAGCCACAAACTCCGCCGACACCTGCAGAACCTCCACTGGAAGGTCTATGTAGAGTTTGAAg GTCAGAGGATGTGTATCTGTCACCTGCCCTGCAGAAACCTGAAGCCTGGCCTCAGTGGAGATCAG ACCTCAGGAAGACACGTGGCCCACTACCACTGTGTGGTGTGCTCTGTCACCATCGCCCGTAAGACAGACATGGTCAGCCACCTCAAACGCCACGTCAACAAGGGAGAGACCGAGGCCAGTTACTCCAGCAGCTCTGAAATACCATTTGAAGAGCCGG CTCCTTCTGGTCAGGCGTGTGAAATCATGAAAGAGCTTGATACTAACGTCCAGCTCCTCCCAAACCAAACTGGCTTCCAGAAGAGTGACACCTACTTCAACCGCAAGATGAAGTCCAACAG gcAACTGGTGTTTTGTTCACTGGCGGTTCTGGCTGAAGAGAGGAACCCACTTGAGTGTCTGGATGCTTTTGGAGGCACAG GGATTACAGGGCTCCAGTGGGCCAAACACCTCCGCAGCGCCGTCAAAGTAACCATAACGGACATCAACGAGACGTGCGTGAAAATGATCAGAGAGAACTGCGAGCTCAATCGCATCCGAGTGGACGGAGGCTCGCGGGGCCTGCGGGCGGCCGACGGGGGCTTGAGTGACGTTGACGGGACGCCCATCGCTACGGTCGAGGTCGCCAAGATGGACGCTAATGTCATCATGCACCTACGACCTTTTGACTACAT TCACTTGGATCCGTTCGGGGCGACGGTGAACTACCTGGACGCCGCCTTCAGAAATGTCCGCAATCTGGGCATCGTGTCCGTGACGTCCACAGACACCAGCTCTCTGTACGCCAAGTATCCCAACGTCACCCTGCGCCACTACGGCTGCAGCATTGTGCGTACCGAGTATTACCGGGAGCTGGCTGCACGCATGGTGGTCACTGCTGTGGCCAG AGCAGCGGCTCGCACAAATAAAGGCATCGAGGTGCTGCTGGCTGTTGCACTGGAGCATTTTGTGCTGGTGGTGGTGAGAGTCCTCAGGGGTCCCACGCAGGCGGACGAGTCCACCAAGAAGTTACAAAAACTGGTCCACTGTCAGTGGTGCGAGGAGAGGGTCTTTCTGAAGCACAGCATCATGGTGGATG ACACACTCCCCTGTAACTGTCATGGAAGTCTGCCTGGGAAGACAGCAGTGGAGCTGGGACCAATGTG GTCTGGTTCTCTGTTTAACACCGGCTTCCTGAGGAGGATGCTGTCGGCAGCAGTGCAGCACAGCATGGATGACATCCAGCCTCTCATCAAAACTCTCATCTGTGAGTCCGAGTGCACCACGCTCAAGGCTTTAGTGCACGGGCCAGCTGCCCTCACCAACCAGG tgGAGTGTGGAGTTGTCATCAAGACCTTACAGAGTGGAGAGGAGTCGGGTCCCGATCAgtcag GGAAGAGGAAGACTGGAGAGGATTCTGGGAACGTGCTAAAGAAACTCAAGTCTGACTTGTCTCTGGAACACCCACCATTCTATTACAGCATCCATCGCCACAGCATCCGGGGCAGGAACATGCCAAA GCTGAATAAGTTCCTTCAGTACCTGACAGAGGCCGGCTTCAGGGTGGGTCGCACTCACTTCGACCCCACGGGGGTGCGAACGGATGCAAAGTTGGAGCAGTTTAAATCTGTCCTCACCAAGTACAGCGTGCCCCCGAACACCAACGCCGCCACCGCCGCTCAGATAAACGTGAGCACGGACAAAACGGCATGA
- the LOC131465838 gene encoding interferon-induced protein with tetratricopeptide repeats 1-like, protein MSAAHRETSLKTKLAALQCHFTWDLQTNDNELARIRDGLLDIGTDEGNRWLGHIYNLLGYIHFLLGCPDDARKYFTRAAEALCHTRGAGEGPWLLVNYANVAWLHYHNGEEAKSLEWLSKANALLEEYQSSSQHNLHAEIYAEKGWALLRYKSKREKSLASVYFQKASEMQPNMVEWYVSFVSASVDYPETSPDMLEKMKNAKRQDPENLFLAAQYLMMRARNGEQVRDKVRKLATKIMRNPVSSHSGLRTILNIYKTYDSVDEAIDLAEEALRNHPDVRYLKRCAALCYKWKVSSPNGHPVSNTDIERAIRLHKDVISLYPDSSFVKKMDLATIYTKSAHCPDKAGEIFQELLESRLEPPEQQVLFNIYARHVFFHLNDINKSLHYHIKAVEIPEESFFRRHSIRELHKAMKRNNNNPMRGEIEECLKKLQIQST, encoded by the exons ATGAG TGCTGCTCACCGTGAAACAAGCCTGAAAACCAAACTGGCTGCGCTGCAGTGCCACTTCACCTGGGATCTACAAACCAATGACAACGAACTTGCTCGTATCAGGGACGGGCTGCTGGATATCGGCACTGACGAGGGAAACCGATGGCTGGGTCACATTTACAATCTGCTGGGTTACATCCACTTCCTCCTGGGTTGCCCTGATGATGCCAGGAAATACTTCACGAGGGCTGCGGAGGCCCTTTGCCACACAAGGGGAGCAGGTGAGGGTCCCTGGCTGCTGGTGAACTATGCTAATGTGGCTTGGCTGCATTACCACAACGgagaagaagcaaagagtctggaATGGTTGTCAAAGGCTAATGCACTGTTGGAAGAATACCAATCTTCATCGCAGCACAACTTACACGCAGAGATCTATGCTGAGAAAGGCTGGGCTCTGCTCAGGTACaaaagcaagagagaaaagTCGCTGGCTTCAGTTTACTTCCAAAAAGCCAGCGAGATGCAGCCGAACATGGTGGAGTGGTATGTCAGCTTTGTGTCAGCCAGTGTTGATTATCCAGAGACCAGTCCAGACATgttagagaaaatgaaaaatgccaagaGACAGGATCCAGAGAACCTGTTCCTCGCTGCTCAGTACCTCATGATGCGGGCCAGGAATGGAGAACAAGTTCGAGATAAAGTACGCAAATTGGCCACCAAGATTATGAGAAATCCTGTCAGCAGTCATAGTGGGTTAAGGACAATACTTAACATTTACAAAACCTATGACTCTGTGGATGAGGCAATTGATTTGGCAGAGGAGGCTCTGAGAAACCATCCAGATGTCCGTTATTTAAAACGATGTGCTGCACTGTGTTATAAATGGAAGGTGAGTTCACCAAACGGTCACCCAGTGTCAAACACAGATATAGAAAGAGCGATCCGCCTCCACAAAGACGTGATTTCTCTCTACCCAGATTCTTCATTTGTAAAGAAAATGGACCTTGCAACCATATATACAAAGTCAGCTCACTGCCCAGATAAGGCTGGGGAGATTTTCCAGGAGCTGTTAGAAAGTCGCCTGGAACCTCCAGAACAACAAGTTCTGTTCAACATCTATGCAAGACATGTATTCTTCCATCTAAACGACATAAACAAGTCATTACACTACCACATCAAGGCAGTAGAGATACCAGAAGAGTCATTCTTTCGAAGGCACAGCATTCGAGAGCTGCACAAAGCcatgaaaagaaacaacaacaatcccATGCGTGGTGAAATAGAAGAGTGTCTGAAAAAGCTGCAAATACAGAGCACctga